A genomic region of Parus major isolate Abel chromosome 14, Parus_major1.1, whole genome shotgun sequence contains the following coding sequences:
- the TTYH3 gene encoding protein tweety homolog 3, producing MFKKQTDYLHIVQKLQSLLDDLVRQTTEIPFWKNDELSLEELAIQIDLYDWYRWLGYLGLLLFNVLICLLVLFGLIRNSRAILMGVCLLGVFALIVSWGSLGLELAVAVGSSDFCINPDAYVSKVVEENAVLSAETLRYYMTCSAGYPNPFQQKLSGSHKALVEMQDDVSELMRSASKEHPTSKEYLTRIQEVLNSTEINLQQLTALVDCRSLHLDYIQALTGFCYDGVEGLIYLVLFSFVTALMFSSIVCSVPHTWQQKRGSDDDGEEESAAQGSRQTHDNLYRVHMPSLYSCGSSYGSETSIPAAAHTVSNAPVTEYMSQNANFQNPRCENTPLIGRESPPPSLYLAAMDSSSHMSWQLKPSDSARTYW from the exons ATGTTCAAGAAGCAGACAGACTACCTGCATATTGTCCAGAAACTGCAAAGTCTCTTGGATGATCTGGTCAGGCAAACAACTGAGATCCCCTTTTGGAAGAATGATGAGCTGTCTCTGGAGGAGCTGGCAATCCAGATTGACCTCTATGACTGGTACAG GTGGCTGGGATACCTGGGCCTGCTCCTCTTTAATGTCCTGATATGTTTGCTGGTGCTCTTTGGGCTCATTAGAAACTCCAGGGCCATTCTTATGGG GGTGTGCTTGCTTGGGGTGTTTGCCCTGATTGTCAGCTGGGGATCCCTGGGCCTGGAGCTGGCTGTCGCTGTG GGCTCCAGTGACTTCTGTATCAACCCTGATGCTTATGTCTCCAAAGTGGTTGAAGAGAATGcagtgctcagtgctg AGACTCTCCGTTATTACATGACCTGTAGTGCTGGGTACCCCAACCCTTTCCAGCAG AAGCTGTCAGGAAGTCACAAGGCTTTGGTAGAAATGCAGGATGATGTGTCGGAGCTCATGAGGTCAGCGAGCAAAGAGCACCCCACCTCCAAG GAGTATCTTACTCGGATCCAGGAGGTTTTGAATTCAACAGAGATCAACTTGCAGCAGCTGACAGCTTTAGTAGACTGTCGGAGTCTGCATTTG gaTTACATCCAGGCTCTGACAGGCTTCTGCTATGATGGAGTGGAAGGCCTCATCTACCTGGTTCTCTTCTCCTTTGTCACAGCCCTCATGTTCAGTTCCATTGTCTGCAGCGTGCCACACACTTGGCAGCAAAAGAG AGGCTCAGATGATGATGGGGAAGAAGAATCAGCTGCCCAAGGGAGTAGACAGACACACGATAATCTGTACAGAGTGCACATGCCCAGCCTGTATAGCTGTGGCAGTAGTTATGGCAGTGAGAccagcatcccagcagcagcacacacagtcAGCAATGCTCCCGTCACGGAGTACAT GAGCCAGAATGCAAATTTCCAGAACCCCCGTTGCGAGAATACCCCGCTCATTGGCCGGGAGTCCCCACCTCCCTCA